One Vulpes lagopus strain Blue_001 chromosome 18, ASM1834538v1, whole genome shotgun sequence DNA window includes the following coding sequences:
- the LOC121477827 gene encoding LOW QUALITY PROTEIN: L-lactate dehydrogenase A chain-like (The sequence of the model RefSeq protein was modified relative to this genomic sequence to represent the inferred CDS: inserted 1 base in 1 codon), which produces MGEIPPGSLAYGAGSAASSKDLVKYRVCCQAHTQTSRVNIMKWLVFQLVTLYCLVIMPVTGNMKEKTKKVTHRPHISSFSKTESARLFEVTYLLRVPKKVPIFLGLCCWRVGAAAASTARREFRIPFGSKSKIATLKDQLIQNLLKENHIPQNKITVVGVGAVGMACAISILMKDLADELALVDVMEDKLKGEMMDLQNSSLFLRTPKIGSGKVDTLTYVAWKISGFPXNCVIGSGCNLDSAWFRYLMEERLGVHPLSDHWWVLGEHGDSTVPVWNGVNVSGVSLKNLHPDLGTDADKEQWKEGHKPVVDSAYEVIKLKGYTSWAIGLYVADLAESIMKNLRWVHPISTMIKGLYGIKDDVFLSVPCNLEQNGISNVVKVTLTPEEEARLKKSADILWGVQKELQF; this is translated from the exons ATGGGTGAGATTCCTCCTGGGTCCTTGGCATATGGTGCTGGATCTGCAGCTTCCTCAAAG GACCTGGTAAAATACCGGGTCTGCTGCCAGGCTCACACTCAGACATCCAGAGTTAACATCATGAAGTGGTTGGTTTTCCAGCTGGTGACACTCTACTGCCTGGTCATCATGCCAGTGAcaggaaatatgaaagaaaaaactaagaaagTAACTCATCGTCCACATATCAGTAG TTTTAGTAAAACCGAAAGTGCGAGATTGTTCGAGGTCACCTACCTCCTACGAGTGCCAAAGAAAGTGCCAATATTCCTGGGACTGTGCTGTTGG AGAGTCGGAGCAGCCGCCGCCTCCACCGCCCGACGTGAATTCCGGATTCCTTTTGGTTCTAAGTCCAAAATAGCAACTCTCAAGGATCAGCTGATTCAGAATCTTCTTAAGGAAAACCATATCCCCCAGAATAAGATTACAGTTGTTGGGGTTGGAGCTGTAGGCATGGCTTGTGCCATCAGTATCTTAATGAAGGACTTGGCAGATGAACTCGCTCTTGTTGATGTCATGGAAGACAAATTGAAGGGAGAGATGATGGATCTCCAGAACAGCAGCCTTTTCCTTAGAACACCAAAAATTGGCTCTGGCAA AGTGGATACCTTAACCTATGTGGCTTGGAAGATAAGTGGCTTTC AAAATTGCGTTATTGGAAGTGGTTGCAATCTGGATTCAGCCTGGTTCCGTTACCTAATGGAGGAAAGGCTGGGAGTTCACCCATTAAGCGATCATTGGTGGGTCCTTGGAGAGCATGGAGACTCCACTGTGCCTGTATGGAATGGAGTAAATGTTTCTGGTGTCTCTCTGAAGAATCTGCACCCTGACTTAGGCACTGATGCAGATAAGGAACAGTGGAAAGAGGGTCACAAACCGGTGGTTGACAGTGCCTATGAGGTGATCAAACTGAAAGGCTACACTTCCTGGGCCATTGGACTGTATGTAGCAGATTTGGCAGAAAGTATAATGAAGAATCTTAGGTGGGTGCATCCAATTTCCACCATGATTAAAGGTCTCTATGGAATAAAAGATGATGTGTTCCTTAGTGTTCCTTGCAATTTGGAACAGAACGGAATCTCCAATGTTGTGAAGGTGACTCTGACTCCTGAGGAAGAGGCCCGTTTGAAGAAGAGTGCAGATATACTTTGGGGGGTCCAAAAGGAGCTgcagttttaa